The genomic window TAAATTTACTTCACTTGGTTCAACAAAGGAGAGCAAGATGCTGTTAACAAAGGAGGTAAGGCGTACAAGTACAAGTACGATATGCACTTGGTTCAACAAAGGGGTGCACATCATACTTGTACGCCTTACCTGACCATCAATAGCTAATGTATATGGGTGAGCGTACACTTTTAAAAGAAAATGTAGCAAAACATTCCATAATAAAAAACTCAAAACATACTCCACGTGTGCTGCCGATGTCCATTCGATTGGAGTGACAAGCCCACCACTATGCAAGTTTTCAAGCATCAAAGTTCAACAACGATCCTAGCTATGATAAAAGCAAACCTTCTTCCGAACATGCACATGACcaaattatcacaaacttctagATTTATTTGATTATAGCTTTGGCGATAAAATAAAACATCCAACTAGTCATGACTAGTAAACAACACTCAAGTTGCACCACGACATATCACTGCCGCCACACATATACGGTAGAGACCCCCGACTACGAACTTCTCCAACGCTAGTCACTTAGGGACATGATATCTTTGGGGGGCGAATGAggaggcgggtggtggtggtgtGCGGGTCGGAAGAAATATCTGGTACAACAAATGTATAGCTGGCCTCCTCCCCTGGGAACCCGTTGGAGAGATTCGTGCTTATGATCTGGAAATTTGAATGTTGGTGCCATCCCATGGTGCGGCTGTAGAAATCAACATCACACTCGAACCTATGATTCTCCGTCACAGCATGAGGATCAATGCACAAGATGGAGACAGCATTGCCGAAAGGCGGCACCAACGTGAACTTTGCTAGGAAAAGGGGTCCACCTTCTTCTTTCCTGTGGAGTACACGCATTCCTTCCTGCATATGAAGGGTGAAAGAATATCCATACGCGAACGCAGTGGCGGGCAACATGTGATCGGCAGTGAGATGGCGCTGGAGTTGGGTGGTTGAGCCTGCGAAGCCGCAACCGGGCTCAGGGCAGAAGCACGGCGCATGCGGACATGATTTCTTGTGTTCCTCTTGGTGGTAGTAGTGTGTCTTGACGGTGCACCCATAGATGGAGTTGGAGCAAGAGACCTTAGTAGACTCGAGGATGTGGTCAAAGGCGATGCAGCGGTTGTAGCCTCCGGTAATGGCGCACACATGGCAATTGTCCTTCTTCCGGAGCTTGTGATGGCAAGAGGAACATATCACATGCCCGACCCTACACTGCATTATATCATGAAGGAAAAGCATTAATCATGGGCTTGCCTATGAGAAAGATAATACCGATACACTTGTTAAAAACATTTGCATACACATAAACGAAGGAGACTCCGTGGCAGTTAGGAGGATGTTTGCCAAAAaagttcaaagaaaattttgttttGGTTGAACGATGGCTTGGTGGGAGTTCGACCTCTTTGTACTCCTAGTTTCCTAGACAATTTAAATGAATGAGGTTTCCACTTGCCAAGGGTTGGAAAAAGAAGTCAAAAGACAGCAGGAGTTCCTACAACAATTAATCTATTAAGATAACGCATGAGAAAGAGTTAATGGAGGCACTAGGGTCATAGACCAAAGTAGTAAAAAAATAAAGTGCAAGGTGAATAAGATGAAAAATAATGAGGAAGAGAACCAAATGACTATGAACCTAGCCAAGAATTGGGTGTATCATTTACTTCAAAAATCAGGAAAGTTTGCGCAAGAGATCTAAATGTTAACAAATAGGGGGATGAGAATCCAAGGAGGTGCGACAAATTGAAGTCTCCGGAGGGCTCATGATTGAATATCTTGCCAAAGATAGGGTTGGTGCTAGGACTGACTCTAGAAAGATATT from Triticum aestivum cultivar Chinese Spring chromosome 3B, IWGSC CS RefSeq v2.1, whole genome shotgun sequence includes these protein-coding regions:
- the LOC123064439 gene encoding putative E3 ubiquitin-protein ligase SINA-like 6 encodes the protein MSTHGIESMEAKRRRGEKSATSEGAVPLEVLDCAFCFDPLRPPVFQNVELSPLGIGDILFLPSKGDNMRHLSSQTVLQVILSNFSKMSSCKCRVGHVICSSCHHKLRKKDNCHVCAITGGYNRCIAFDHILESTKVSCSNSIYGCTVKTHYYHQEEHKKSCPHAPCFCPEPGCGFAGSTTQLQRHLTADHMLPATAFAYGYSFTLHMQEGMRVLHRKEEGGPLFLAKFTLVPPFGNAVSILCIDPHAVTENHRFECDVDFYSRTMGWHQHSNFQIISTNLSNGFPGEEASYTFVVPDISSDPHTTTTRLLIRPPKISCP